One Helicoverpa zea isolate HzStark_Cry1AcR chromosome 20, ilHelZeax1.1, whole genome shotgun sequence genomic region harbors:
- the LOC124640046 gene encoding sodium/potassium-transporting ATPase subunit alpha isoform X8 produces the protein MGETRRKPPAKKRKAGDLDDLKQELDIDFHKVTPEELYQRFQTHPENGLSHAKAKENLERDGPNALTPPKQTPEWVKFCKNLFGGFALLLWIGAILCFIAYGIQASTVEEPADDNLYLGIVLAAVVIVTGIFSYYQESKSSKIMESFKNMVPQFATVIREGEKLTLRAEDLVLGDIVEVKFGDRIPADIRIIEARGFKVDNSSLTGESEPQSRGSEFTHENPLETKNLAFFSTNAVEGTAKGVVICCGDNTVMGRIAGLASGLDTGETPIAKEIHHFIHLITGVAVFLGVTFFVIAFILGYHWLDAVIFLIGIIVANVPEGLLATVTVCLTLTAKRMASKNCLVKNLEAVETLGSTSTICSDKTGTLTQNRMTVAHMWFDNQIIEADTTEDQSGVQYDRTSPGFKALAKIATLCNRAEFKGGQDGVPILKKEVAGDASEAALLKCMELALGDVLSIRKRNKKACEIPFNSTNKYQVSIHESDDPSDPRHLLVMKGAPERILERCSTIFIGGKEKVLDEEMKEAFNNAYLELGGLGERVLGFCDLQLPSDKYPIGYKFNTDDPNFPLDNLRFVGLMSMIDPPRAAVPDAVAKCRSAGIKVIMVTGDHPITAKAIAKSVGIISEGNETVEDIAARLNIPVSEVNPREAKAAVVHGTELRELNSDQLDEILKYHTEIVFARTSPQQKLIIVEGCQRLGAIVAVTGDGVNDSPALKKADIGVAMGIAGSDVSKQAADMILLDDNFASIVTGVEEGRLIFDNLKKSIAYTLTSNIPEISPFLAFILCDIPLPLGTVTILCIDLGTDMVPAIALAYEAAEADIMKRPPRNPFCDKLVNERLISMAYGQIGMIQAAAGFFVYFVIMAENGFLPMHLFGIRKQWDSKAINDLTDSYGQEWTYRDRKALEFTCHTAFFVSIVVVQWADLIICKTRRNSIIHQGMRNWALNFGLIFETALAAFLSYTPGMDKGLRMYPLKFVWWLPAIPFMLSIFIYDEIRRFYLRRNPGGWLEQETYY, from the exons ATGGGCGAG ACACGCCGGAAACCCCCCGCGAAAAAACGGAAAGCAGGAGACTTAGATGATCTCAAACAGGAGTTGGACATCGATTTTCACAAAGTAACACCCGAAGAGCTCTACCAAAGATTTCAGACACATCCAGAGAAT GGCCTTAGTCACGCGAAAGCGAAAGAGAACCTTGAACGAGATGGTCCAAACGCACTCACGCCACCCAAACAGACACCCGAATGGGTGAAGTTTTGTAAAAATCTGTTCGGTGGCTTCGCATTATTACTGTGGATTGGTGCTATTCTTTGCTTTATTGCCTACGGAATCCAG GCGAGTACCGTCGAAGAACCTGCGGATGACAACTTGTACCTCGGCATCGTGTTGGCGGCTGTAGTCATTGTTACGGGCATCTTCTCATACTACCAGGAAAGCAAGTCTTCGAAGATCATGGAATCATTCAAGAACATGGTACCTCAGTTCGCTACCGTCATTCGTGAGGGTGAAAAGTTAACGCTGCGCGCTGAAGACTTGGTGCTCGGTGACATTGTTGAG GTGAAATTCGGTGACCGCATCCCAGCTGACATCCGTATCATCGAGGCGCGAGGCTTCAAAGTAGACAACTCAAGTTTAACTGGCGAATCTGAACCTCAGTCCCGTGGCTCCGAATTTACTCATGAAAATCCTCTGGAAACCAAGAACTTGGCATTCTTCTCTACCAACGCGGTTGAAGGCACGGCGAAGGGCGTTGTTATTTGCTGTGGTGACAATACG GTGATGGGTCGTATCGCTGGCTTGGCTTCGGGCTTGGACACTGGAGAGACCCCCATTGCCAAGGAAATCCACCACTTCATCCACTTGATTACCGGCGTGGCTGTGTTCCTTGGAGTCACTTTCTTCGTCATTGCCTTCATCCTCGGCTACCACTGGCTGGACGCTGTCATCTTCCTTATTG GTATCATCGTAGCCAACGTACCAGAAGGTCTGTTAGCCACCGTAACTGTATGCTTGACCCTGACTGCCAAGCGGATGGCTTCCAAGAACTGCCTGGTCAAGAATCTGGAGGCCGTCGAGACCCTCGGATCCACGTCAACCATCTGCTCCGACAAGACTGGAACCCTGACACAGAACAGGATGACTGTCGCCCACATGTGGTTCGATAACCAGATCATTGAAGCTGACACCACCGAAGATCAATCTGGAGTTCAATATG ACCGCACCAGCCCCGGATTCAAGGCCCTCGCCAAAATCGCTACTCTTTGCAACCGAGCTGAATTCAAGGGTGGTCAGGATGGTGTCCCAATTCTGAAGAAGGAAGTTGCCGGCGATGCTTCAGAGGCTGCTCTGCTCAAATGTATGGAACTGGCTCTTGGTGATGTCTTGTCTATCAGGAAGCGCAACAAGAAGGCTTGTGAGATTCCCTTCAATTCAACCAACAAGTACCAGGTGTCGATCCATGAGAGCGATGACCCCAGCGACCCTCGCCATCTGCTTGTCATGAAGGGAGCCCCTGAAAGGATTCTGGAACGTTGCAGCACTATTTTCATTGGTGGAAAGGAAAAG GTATTGGACGAAGAAATGAAGGAAGCCTTCAACAACGCTTACTTGGAACTCGGAGGTCTTGGCGAACGTGTGCTCGGTTTCTGCGATCTTCAGCTGCCCTCTGACAAGTACCCCATCGGCTACAAGTTCAACACTGACGACCCTAACTTCCCATTGGACAACCTTCGCTTCGTCGGCCTGATGAGTATGATTGACCCTCCCCGCGCTGCCGTGCCTGACGCCGTTGCCAAGTGCCGATCTGCCGGTATCAAG GTTATTATGGTCACTGGTGACCACCCTATCACTGCCAAGGCTATTGCCAAGTCTGTAGGAATTATTTCTGAAGGCAACGAGACCGTCGAAGACATTGCTGCCCGGCTCAACATTCCTGTATCTGAAGTGAACCCTCGCGAGGCTAAGGCTGCCGTTGTCCATGGAACTGAGCTTAGGGAACTGAACTCTGACCAACTTGATGAGATTTTGAA GTACCACACGGAAATCGTATTCGCCCGTACCTCCCCGCAACAGAAGCTGATCATCGTGGAAGGTTGCCAGCGTCTTGGTGCCATTGTCGCCGTAACTGGTGATGGTGTGAACGACTCCCCCGCCCTGAAGAAAGCCGACATCGGTGTTGCCATGGGTATCGCTGGATCTGATGTGTCTAAGCAG GCTGCTGACATGATCCTGCTCGATGACAACTTCGCTTCAATCGTAACTGGTGTTGAGGAAGGTCGCCTGATCTTCGATAACTTGAAGAAATCTATTGCGTACACCCTGACCTCCAACATCCCTGAGATCTCACCCTTCCTTGCTTTCATCCTGTGCGATATCCCACTGCCCTTGGGCACTGTTACCATCCTTTGCATCGATCTTGGAACTGACATG GTGCCAGCGATCGCGTTGGCCTACGAGGCGGCTGAAGCGGACATTATGAAACGTCCGCCTAGGAACCCATTTTGCGACAAACTAGTCAATGAGAG GCTTATCTCCATGGCGTATGGTCAGATTGGTATGATCCAAGCCGCTGCTGGGTTCTTCGTGTACTTCGTGATCATGGCTGAGAACGGATTCCTGCCGATGCACCTGTTCGGCATCAGGAAGCAATGGGACTCCAAGGCTATCAATGACTTGACTGACTCCTATGGACAGGAATGG ACCTACCGCGACCGCAAGGCTCTGGAGTTTACCTGCCACACCGCTTTCTTCGTCTCCATCGTCGTAGTACAGTGGGCTGATCTGATCATCTGCAAGACTCGCCGCAACTCCATCATCCACCAAGGAATGCGCAACTGGGCTCTGAACTTCGGTCTCATCTTCGAAACCGCGCTGGCTGCGTTCCTCTCCTACACGCCTGGAATGGACAAGGGATTGAGGATGTACCCTCTCAA GTTCGTGTGGTGGCTGCCTGCCATTCCATTCATGCTGTCGATCTTCATCTACGACGAGATCCGACGCTTCTACCTGCGCCGCAACCCCGGCGGCTGGCTCGAACAAGAGACTTACTACTAA
- the LOC124640046 gene encoding sodium/potassium-transporting ATPase subunit alpha isoform X9, with protein sequence MGETRRKPPAKKRKAGDLDDLKQELDIDFHKVTPEELYQRFQTHPENGLSHAKAKENLERDGPNALTPPKQTPEWVKFCKNLFGGFALLLWIGAILCFIAYGIQASTVEEPADDNLYLGIVLAAVVIVTGIFSYYQESKSSKIMESFKNMVPQFATVIREGEKLTLRAEDLVLGDIVEVKFGDRIPADIRIIEARGFKVDNSSLTGESEPQSRGSEFTHENPLETKNLAFFSTNAVEGTAKGVVICCGDNTVMGRIAGLASGLDTGETPIAKEIHHFIHLITGVAVFLGVTFFVIAFILGYHWLDAVIFLIGIIVANVPEGLLATVTVCLTLTAKRMASKNCLVKNLEAVETLGSTSTICSDKTGTLTQNRMTVAHMWFDNQIIEADTTEDQSGVQYDRTSPGFKALAKIATLCNRAEFKGGQDGVPILKKEVAGDASEAALLKCMELALGDVLSIRKRNKKACEIPFNSTNKYQVSIHESDDPSDPRHLLVMKGAPERILERCSTIFIGGKEKVLDEEMKEAFNNAYLELGGLGERVLGFCDLQLPSDKYPIGYKFNTDDPNFPLDNLRFVGLMSMIDPPRAAVPDAVAKCRSAGIKVIMVTGDHPITAKAIAKSVGIISEGNETVEDIAARLNIPVSEVNPREAKAAVVHGTELRELNSDQLDEILKYHTEIVFARTSPQQKLIIVEGCQRLGAIVAVTGDGVNDSPALKKADIGVAMGIAGSDVSKQAADMILLDDNFASIVTGVEEGRLIFDNLKKSIAYTLTSNIPEISPFLAFILCDIPLPLGTVTILCIDLGTDMVPAISLAYEAPESDIMKRQPRDPYRDNLVNRRLISMAYGQIGMIQAAAGFFVYFVIMAENGFLPMHLFGIRKQWDSKAINDLTDSYGQEWTYRDRKALEFTCHTAFFVSIVVVQWADLIICKTRRNSIIHQGMRNWALNFGLIFETALAAFLSYTPGMDKGLRMYPLKFVWWLPAIPFMLSIFIYDEIRRFYLRRNPGGWLEQETYY encoded by the exons ATGGGCGAG ACACGCCGGAAACCCCCCGCGAAAAAACGGAAAGCAGGAGACTTAGATGATCTCAAACAGGAGTTGGACATCGATTTTCACAAAGTAACACCCGAAGAGCTCTACCAAAGATTTCAGACACATCCAGAGAAT GGCCTTAGTCACGCGAAAGCGAAAGAGAACCTTGAACGAGATGGTCCAAACGCACTCACGCCACCCAAACAGACACCCGAATGGGTGAAGTTTTGTAAAAATCTGTTCGGTGGCTTCGCATTATTACTGTGGATTGGTGCTATTCTTTGCTTTATTGCCTACGGAATCCAG GCGAGTACCGTCGAAGAACCTGCGGATGACAACTTGTACCTCGGCATCGTGTTGGCGGCTGTAGTCATTGTTACGGGCATCTTCTCATACTACCAGGAAAGCAAGTCTTCGAAGATCATGGAATCATTCAAGAACATGGTACCTCAGTTCGCTACCGTCATTCGTGAGGGTGAAAAGTTAACGCTGCGCGCTGAAGACTTGGTGCTCGGTGACATTGTTGAG GTGAAATTCGGTGACCGCATCCCAGCTGACATCCGTATCATCGAGGCGCGAGGCTTCAAAGTAGACAACTCAAGTTTAACTGGCGAATCTGAACCTCAGTCCCGTGGCTCCGAATTTACTCATGAAAATCCTCTGGAAACCAAGAACTTGGCATTCTTCTCTACCAACGCGGTTGAAGGCACGGCGAAGGGCGTTGTTATTTGCTGTGGTGACAATACG GTGATGGGTCGTATCGCTGGCTTGGCTTCGGGCTTGGACACTGGAGAGACCCCCATTGCCAAGGAAATCCACCACTTCATCCACTTGATTACCGGCGTGGCTGTGTTCCTTGGAGTCACTTTCTTCGTCATTGCCTTCATCCTCGGCTACCACTGGCTGGACGCTGTCATCTTCCTTATTG GTATCATCGTAGCCAACGTACCAGAAGGTCTGTTAGCCACCGTAACTGTATGCTTGACCCTGACTGCCAAGCGGATGGCTTCCAAGAACTGCCTGGTCAAGAATCTGGAGGCCGTCGAGACCCTCGGATCCACGTCAACCATCTGCTCCGACAAGACTGGAACCCTGACACAGAACAGGATGACTGTCGCCCACATGTGGTTCGATAACCAGATCATTGAAGCTGACACCACCGAAGATCAATCTGGAGTTCAATATG ACCGCACCAGCCCCGGATTCAAGGCCCTCGCCAAAATCGCTACTCTTTGCAACCGAGCTGAATTCAAGGGTGGTCAGGATGGTGTCCCAATTCTGAAGAAGGAAGTTGCCGGCGATGCTTCAGAGGCTGCTCTGCTCAAATGTATGGAACTGGCTCTTGGTGATGTCTTGTCTATCAGGAAGCGCAACAAGAAGGCTTGTGAGATTCCCTTCAATTCAACCAACAAGTACCAGGTGTCGATCCATGAGAGCGATGACCCCAGCGACCCTCGCCATCTGCTTGTCATGAAGGGAGCCCCTGAAAGGATTCTGGAACGTTGCAGCACTATTTTCATTGGTGGAAAGGAAAAG GTATTGGACGAAGAAATGAAGGAAGCCTTCAACAACGCTTACTTGGAACTCGGAGGTCTTGGCGAACGTGTGCTCGGTTTCTGCGATCTTCAGCTGCCCTCTGACAAGTACCCCATCGGCTACAAGTTCAACACTGACGACCCTAACTTCCCATTGGACAACCTTCGCTTCGTCGGCCTGATGAGTATGATTGACCCTCCCCGCGCTGCCGTGCCTGACGCCGTTGCCAAGTGCCGATCTGCCGGTATCAAG GTTATTATGGTCACTGGTGACCACCCTATCACTGCCAAGGCTATTGCCAAGTCTGTAGGAATTATTTCTGAAGGCAACGAGACCGTCGAAGACATTGCTGCCCGGCTCAACATTCCTGTATCTGAAGTGAACCCTCGCGAGGCTAAGGCTGCCGTTGTCCATGGAACTGAGCTTAGGGAACTGAACTCTGACCAACTTGATGAGATTTTGAA GTACCACACGGAAATCGTATTCGCCCGTACCTCCCCGCAACAGAAGCTGATCATCGTGGAAGGTTGCCAGCGTCTTGGTGCCATTGTCGCCGTAACTGGTGATGGTGTGAACGACTCCCCCGCCCTGAAGAAAGCCGACATCGGTGTTGCCATGGGTATCGCTGGATCTGATGTGTCTAAGCAG GCTGCTGACATGATCCTGCTCGATGACAACTTCGCTTCAATCGTAACTGGTGTTGAGGAAGGTCGCCTGATCTTCGATAACTTGAAGAAATCTATTGCGTACACCCTGACCTCCAACATCCCTGAGATCTCACCCTTCCTTGCTTTCATCCTGTGCGATATCCCACTGCCCTTGGGCACTGTTACCATCCTTTGCATCGATCTTGGAACTGACATG GTGCCTGCTATATCATTGGCGTACGAGGCGCCCGAGTCCGATATCATGAAGCGGCAGCCGCGGGACCCTTACCGCGACAACCTCGTCAACAGAAG GCTTATCTCCATGGCGTATGGTCAGATTGGTATGATCCAAGCCGCTGCTGGGTTCTTCGTGTACTTCGTGATCATGGCTGAGAACGGATTCCTGCCGATGCACCTGTTCGGCATCAGGAAGCAATGGGACTCCAAGGCTATCAATGACTTGACTGACTCCTATGGACAGGAATGG ACCTACCGCGACCGCAAGGCTCTGGAGTTTACCTGCCACACCGCTTTCTTCGTCTCCATCGTCGTAGTACAGTGGGCTGATCTGATCATCTGCAAGACTCGCCGCAACTCCATCATCCACCAAGGAATGCGCAACTGGGCTCTGAACTTCGGTCTCATCTTCGAAACCGCGCTGGCTGCGTTCCTCTCCTACACGCCTGGAATGGACAAGGGATTGAGGATGTACCCTCTCAA GTTCGTGTGGTGGCTGCCTGCCATTCCATTCATGCTGTCGATCTTCATCTACGACGAGATCCGACGCTTCTACCTGCGCCGCAACCCCGGCGGCTGGCTCGAACAAGAGACTTACTACTAA
- the LOC124640046 gene encoding sodium/potassium-transporting ATPase subunit alpha isoform X7, with product MGETRRKPPAKKRKAGDLDDLKQELDIDFHKVTPEELYQRFQTHPENGLSHAKAKENLERDGPNALTPPKQTPEWVKFCKNLFGGFALLLWIGAILCFIAYGIQASTVEEPADDNLYLGIVLAAVVIVTGIFSYYQESKSSKIMESFKNMVPQFATVIREGEKLTLRAEDLVLGDIVEVKFGDRIPADIRIIEARGFKVDNSSLTGESEPQSRGSEFTHENPLETKNLAFFSTNAVEGTAKGVVICCGDNTVMGRIAGLASGLDTGETPIAKEIHHFIHLITGVAVFLGVTFFVIAFILGYHWLDAVIFLIGIIVANVPEGLLATVTVCLTLTAKRMASKNCLVKNLEAVETLGSTSTICSDKTGTLTQNRMTVAHMWFDNQIIEADTTEDQSGVQYDRTSPGFKALAKIATLCNRAEFKGGQDGVPILKKEVAGDASEAALLKCMELALGDVLSIRKRNKKACEIPFNSTNKYQVSIHESDDPSDPRHLLVMKGAPERILERCSTIFIGGKEKVLDEEMKEAFNNAYLELGGLGERVLGFCDLQLPSDKYPIGYKFNTDDPNFPLDNLRFVGLMSMIDPPRAAVPDAVAKCRSAGIKVIMVTGDHPITAKAIAKSVGIISEGNETVEDIAARLNIPVSEVNPREAKAAVVHGTELRELNSDQLDEILKYHTEIVFARTSPQQKLIIVEGCQRLGAIVAVTGDGVNDSPALKKADIGVAMGIAGSDVSKQAADMILLDDNFASIVTGVEEGRLIFDNLKKSIAYTLTSNIPEISPFLAFILCDIPLPLGTVTILCIDLGTDMVPAISLAYEEAESDIMKRQPRNPFTDKLVNERLISMAYGQIGMIQAAAGFFVYFVIMAENGFLPMHLFGIRKQWDSKAINDLTDSYGQEWTYRDRKALEFTCHTAFFVSIVVVQWADLIICKTRRNSIIHQGMRNWALNFGLIFETALAAFLSYTPGMDKGLRMYPLKFVWWLPAIPFMLSIFIYDEIRRFYLRRNPGGWLEQETYY from the exons ATGGGCGAG ACACGCCGGAAACCCCCCGCGAAAAAACGGAAAGCAGGAGACTTAGATGATCTCAAACAGGAGTTGGACATCGATTTTCACAAAGTAACACCCGAAGAGCTCTACCAAAGATTTCAGACACATCCAGAGAAT GGCCTTAGTCACGCGAAAGCGAAAGAGAACCTTGAACGAGATGGTCCAAACGCACTCACGCCACCCAAACAGACACCCGAATGGGTGAAGTTTTGTAAAAATCTGTTCGGTGGCTTCGCATTATTACTGTGGATTGGTGCTATTCTTTGCTTTATTGCCTACGGAATCCAG GCGAGTACCGTCGAAGAACCTGCGGATGACAACTTGTACCTCGGCATCGTGTTGGCGGCTGTAGTCATTGTTACGGGCATCTTCTCATACTACCAGGAAAGCAAGTCTTCGAAGATCATGGAATCATTCAAGAACATGGTACCTCAGTTCGCTACCGTCATTCGTGAGGGTGAAAAGTTAACGCTGCGCGCTGAAGACTTGGTGCTCGGTGACATTGTTGAG GTGAAATTCGGTGACCGCATCCCAGCTGACATCCGTATCATCGAGGCGCGAGGCTTCAAAGTAGACAACTCAAGTTTAACTGGCGAATCTGAACCTCAGTCCCGTGGCTCCGAATTTACTCATGAAAATCCTCTGGAAACCAAGAACTTGGCATTCTTCTCTACCAACGCGGTTGAAGGCACGGCGAAGGGCGTTGTTATTTGCTGTGGTGACAATACG GTGATGGGTCGTATCGCTGGCTTGGCTTCGGGCTTGGACACTGGAGAGACCCCCATTGCCAAGGAAATCCACCACTTCATCCACTTGATTACCGGCGTGGCTGTGTTCCTTGGAGTCACTTTCTTCGTCATTGCCTTCATCCTCGGCTACCACTGGCTGGACGCTGTCATCTTCCTTATTG GTATCATCGTAGCCAACGTACCAGAAGGTCTGTTAGCCACCGTAACTGTATGCTTGACCCTGACTGCCAAGCGGATGGCTTCCAAGAACTGCCTGGTCAAGAATCTGGAGGCCGTCGAGACCCTCGGATCCACGTCAACCATCTGCTCCGACAAGACTGGAACCCTGACACAGAACAGGATGACTGTCGCCCACATGTGGTTCGATAACCAGATCATTGAAGCTGACACCACCGAAGATCAATCTGGAGTTCAATATG ACCGCACCAGCCCCGGATTCAAGGCCCTCGCCAAAATCGCTACTCTTTGCAACCGAGCTGAATTCAAGGGTGGTCAGGATGGTGTCCCAATTCTGAAGAAGGAAGTTGCCGGCGATGCTTCAGAGGCTGCTCTGCTCAAATGTATGGAACTGGCTCTTGGTGATGTCTTGTCTATCAGGAAGCGCAACAAGAAGGCTTGTGAGATTCCCTTCAATTCAACCAACAAGTACCAGGTGTCGATCCATGAGAGCGATGACCCCAGCGACCCTCGCCATCTGCTTGTCATGAAGGGAGCCCCTGAAAGGATTCTGGAACGTTGCAGCACTATTTTCATTGGTGGAAAGGAAAAG GTATTGGACGAAGAAATGAAGGAAGCCTTCAACAACGCTTACTTGGAACTCGGAGGTCTTGGCGAACGTGTGCTCGGTTTCTGCGATCTTCAGCTGCCCTCTGACAAGTACCCCATCGGCTACAAGTTCAACACTGACGACCCTAACTTCCCATTGGACAACCTTCGCTTCGTCGGCCTGATGAGTATGATTGACCCTCCCCGCGCTGCCGTGCCTGACGCCGTTGCCAAGTGCCGATCTGCCGGTATCAAG GTTATTATGGTCACTGGTGACCACCCTATCACTGCCAAGGCTATTGCCAAGTCTGTAGGAATTATTTCTGAAGGCAACGAGACCGTCGAAGACATTGCTGCCCGGCTCAACATTCCTGTATCTGAAGTGAACCCTCGCGAGGCTAAGGCTGCCGTTGTCCATGGAACTGAGCTTAGGGAACTGAACTCTGACCAACTTGATGAGATTTTGAA GTACCACACGGAAATCGTATTCGCCCGTACCTCCCCGCAACAGAAGCTGATCATCGTGGAAGGTTGCCAGCGTCTTGGTGCCATTGTCGCCGTAACTGGTGATGGTGTGAACGACTCCCCCGCCCTGAAGAAAGCCGACATCGGTGTTGCCATGGGTATCGCTGGATCTGATGTGTCTAAGCAG GCTGCTGACATGATCCTGCTCGATGACAACTTCGCTTCAATCGTAACTGGTGTTGAGGAAGGTCGCCTGATCTTCGATAACTTGAAGAAATCTATTGCGTACACCCTGACCTCCAACATCCCTGAGATCTCACCCTTCCTTGCTTTCATCCTGTGCGATATCCCACTGCCCTTGGGCACTGTTACCATCCTTTGCATCGATCTTGGAACTGACATG GTGCCCGCCATTTCCCTGGCTTACGAGGAGGCCGAATCTGACATTATGAAGCGACAGCCGCGTAACCCTTTCACTGATAAACTCGTTAACGAGAG GCTTATCTCCATGGCGTATGGTCAGATTGGTATGATCCAAGCCGCTGCTGGGTTCTTCGTGTACTTCGTGATCATGGCTGAGAACGGATTCCTGCCGATGCACCTGTTCGGCATCAGGAAGCAATGGGACTCCAAGGCTATCAATGACTTGACTGACTCCTATGGACAGGAATGG ACCTACCGCGACCGCAAGGCTCTGGAGTTTACCTGCCACACCGCTTTCTTCGTCTCCATCGTCGTAGTACAGTGGGCTGATCTGATCATCTGCAAGACTCGCCGCAACTCCATCATCCACCAAGGAATGCGCAACTGGGCTCTGAACTTCGGTCTCATCTTCGAAACCGCGCTGGCTGCGTTCCTCTCCTACACGCCTGGAATGGACAAGGGATTGAGGATGTACCCTCTCAA GTTCGTGTGGTGGCTGCCTGCCATTCCATTCATGCTGTCGATCTTCATCTACGACGAGATCCGACGCTTCTACCTGCGCCGCAACCCCGGCGGCTGGCTCGAACAAGAGACTTACTACTAA